From the genome of Paraburkholderia flava, one region includes:
- a CDS encoding efflux transporter outer membrane subunit yields the protein MRSILNHTARNGFLVVALTMLAACAVPPAQHADLPQTVKTVAPAAWSVDAPASTTSTTDADAWWTQFGDPVMHQLIQSALDGNLDVKAAVERVKQAQSIETQRGAALLPELDANAQAADIRQNTPPPLGYVRQAGFGLAASWTPDVFGGERLAVLAARAQTSGRESALSDLRLALAANIASAYVDLRWAQADLRILDENEQIRSRALTLTQQRLRYGLSTQLDVARARNQLEELQSRIPRVQSTIQHQTSLIAVLSGSTPESVNGLLTNDTGAQAVKVPVPPAGVPQTLPSEALLRRPDVLTAYAGVEQRAAEVGAAKAQRYPQFRLSLNDGLLSSSYLGLPTLTDNLFSAALSATSPIFNAGRITANIGENESRMRESQLHLQQTMLLALKEIEDTRSDLVSGAAQVQRLGGAVAASSDALRLSNALYKGGASSFLDVLDAQEAYLRDAQSLNEAQREHALAAVAMYRSLGGGWEAGDAANVASAH from the coding sequence ATGAGATCGATCCTGAATCACACTGCCCGCAACGGCTTTCTCGTTGTCGCGCTCACGATGCTCGCCGCGTGCGCGGTGCCGCCCGCACAGCACGCGGATTTGCCGCAGACAGTGAAGACCGTCGCGCCTGCGGCATGGAGCGTCGACGCTCCCGCAAGCACGACCAGCACGACGGACGCCGACGCATGGTGGACGCAATTCGGCGACCCTGTGATGCATCAACTGATCCAGTCCGCGCTCGACGGCAACCTCGACGTGAAGGCGGCCGTGGAACGCGTGAAGCAGGCGCAGTCGATCGAGACGCAGCGCGGCGCCGCGCTGCTGCCCGAACTCGACGCGAACGCGCAGGCCGCCGACATTCGCCAGAACACGCCGCCGCCACTCGGTTACGTGCGCCAGGCAGGCTTTGGCCTCGCCGCAAGCTGGACGCCGGACGTGTTCGGCGGCGAGCGTCTCGCGGTGCTCGCAGCACGCGCACAGACGAGCGGCCGCGAATCCGCGTTGAGCGATCTGCGGCTCGCACTTGCGGCGAACATCGCGAGCGCATATGTCGATCTGCGCTGGGCGCAGGCGGACCTGCGCATCCTCGACGAAAACGAGCAGATTCGCAGCCGCGCGTTGACGCTCACGCAGCAGCGTTTGCGCTACGGCCTGTCGACGCAGCTCGACGTCGCGCGGGCACGCAATCAGCTCGAAGAACTGCAGTCACGCATTCCGCGCGTGCAATCGACGATCCAGCATCAGACGAGCCTGATCGCGGTGTTGTCGGGCAGCACGCCTGAAAGCGTGAATGGCTTGCTGACGAACGATACTGGCGCACAAGCGGTGAAGGTGCCCGTGCCGCCGGCTGGCGTACCGCAAACGCTGCCGTCCGAAGCACTGCTGCGCCGCCCCGACGTGCTGACTGCGTACGCGGGCGTCGAACAGCGCGCGGCCGAAGTCGGCGCGGCGAAGGCGCAGCGCTATCCGCAGTTCAGGCTGAGCCTCAACGACGGCCTGCTCTCCTCGTCGTACCTCGGTTTGCCGACGCTGACCGACAACCTGTTCAGCGCCGCGTTGAGCGCGACAAGTCCGATCTTCAACGCCGGTCGCATCACCGCGAACATCGGCGAGAACGAGAGCCGGATGCGCGAATCGCAGCTGCATCTGCAGCAGACGATGCTGCTCGCACTGAAGGAAATCGAGGACACGCGCAGCGATCTCGTCAGCGGTGCGGCGCAGGTGCAGCGGCTCGGTGGCGCGGTGGCTGCGTCGAGCGATGCGCTGCGGTTGTCGAATGCGTTGTACAAGGGCGGCGCGTCGAGTTTCCTCGACGTGCTCGACGCGCAGGAGGCGTATCTGCGCGACGCGCAGTCGCTGAACGAAGCGCAGCGCGAGCATGCGCTTGCGGCGGTTGCGATGTATCGGTCGCTCGGCGGCGGGTGGGAAGCGGGGGATGCGGCAAACGTTGCATCGGCGCACTGA
- a CDS encoding DHA2 family efflux MFS transporter permease subunit — translation MRTKVFAFVLMCVGFFMATLDIQIVASSLKDIGGGLSASQDELSWVQTSYLIAEILVIPMSGWLTRVFSTRWVFAASALGFTVTSMLCGLAWDINSMILFRCLQGALGAAMIPTVFTTAFVLFPGKQRLVASTSISALASLAPTIGPVIGGWITSQWSWQWLFYLNLVPGVLVTVLVPRFVHFDDMDLSLLKKGDYLGILLMSGFLGCLEYVLEEGPRKNWFSDHAILFCAWISAICGFLFLVHALTAKDPIVDLRALAIRNFGIGSLLSFITGIGLFCAVFLTPLFLARVRGFDSLQIGIALLSVGCFQLIALVAYSQLARFVDMRWLLVFGLICFGVGCYLYVPMTNQWGWKELLVPQALRGIGQQFAVPPIVTMALGSLPPSRLKSASGLFNLMRNLGGAIGIAVTSTMLNDRLNLHYSRLDEHVTAGRPVVESLLQSQTAHFAAVGGDALNAANAGLGSLHALLMREALVLTFSDTFYVVAACFAVGLLSVLFTHSFGNRPPPPEAH, via the coding sequence ATGCGCACGAAAGTGTTCGCCTTCGTGCTGATGTGCGTGGGCTTCTTCATGGCGACACTCGACATCCAGATCGTCGCGTCGTCGCTGAAGGACATCGGCGGCGGATTGTCCGCGAGCCAGGACGAGCTCTCGTGGGTGCAGACGTCCTATCTGATCGCGGAAATTCTCGTGATTCCGATGTCCGGTTGGCTCACGCGCGTGTTCTCGACGCGCTGGGTGTTTGCCGCGTCCGCGCTCGGCTTCACGGTGACCAGCATGCTGTGCGGGCTCGCGTGGGACATCAACTCGATGATCCTGTTTCGCTGCCTGCAAGGCGCGCTCGGCGCCGCGATGATTCCGACCGTGTTCACCACCGCATTCGTGCTGTTTCCCGGCAAGCAGCGTCTGGTCGCATCGACGTCGATCAGCGCGCTCGCGTCGCTCGCACCGACCATCGGCCCGGTGATCGGCGGATGGATCACGTCGCAGTGGTCGTGGCAGTGGTTGTTCTATCTGAACCTCGTGCCCGGCGTGCTCGTCACGGTGCTGGTGCCGCGCTTCGTTCACTTCGACGACATGGACCTGTCGCTGCTGAAAAAAGGCGATTACCTCGGCATCCTGCTGATGTCGGGTTTTCTCGGCTGCCTCGAATACGTGCTCGAAGAAGGGCCGCGCAAGAACTGGTTCAGCGATCACGCGATTCTGTTCTGTGCGTGGATCTCGGCGATCTGCGGCTTTCTGTTCCTTGTGCATGCGCTGACTGCGAAAGATCCGATCGTCGATCTGCGCGCGCTGGCGATTCGCAACTTCGGTATCGGTAGCTTGTTGTCGTTCATCACGGGCATCGGGCTGTTTTGCGCGGTGTTTCTGACGCCGCTGTTTCTCGCGCGCGTGCGTGGTTTCGATTCGCTGCAGATCGGTATTGCGCTGTTGTCGGTGGGCTGTTTTCAGTTGATCGCGCTGGTCGCGTATTCGCAGCTCGCGCGTTTCGTCGATATGCGCTGGTTGCTGGTGTTCGGGCTGATCTGCTTCGGTGTGGGTTGCTATCTGTACGTGCCGATGACGAACCAGTGGGGCTGGAAGGAGCTGCTGGTTCCGCAGGCGCTGCGAGGGATCGGCCAGCAGTTCGCGGTGCCTCCGATCGTCACGATGGCGCTCGGTTCGTTGCCGCCGTCGCGGCTCAAGTCGGCGAGCGGGCTGTTCAATCTGATGCGTAACCTGGGCGGCGCAATCGGCATCGCGGTGACGAGCACGATGCTCAACGACCGGTTGAACCTGCACTATTCGCGGCTCGACGAGCACGTCACAGCAGGGCGTCCCGTGGTCGAATCGCTGCTGCAATCGCAGACTGCGCATTTCGCGGCGGTGGGCGGCGACGCGCTGAATGCGGCGAACGCGGGGCTCGGTTCGCTGCATGCACTGCTGATGCGCGAAGCACTCGTGCTCACATTCTCCGACACGTTTTACGTGGTGGCCGCGTGTTTCGCCGTCGGACTGCTGAGCGTGCTGTTCACGCATTCGTTCGGCAACCGTCCGCCGCCTCCCGAAGCGCACTAA
- a CDS encoding HlyD family secretion protein encodes MSTTPSTLAPDAAGSANPPRRIPWMLLAIVTVVVVVAAAASYWAFVGRFIESTDDAYVGGDVTVMAPRVNGFVTDVLVKDNQFVHANQVLIQLDSRDYDARLAQAEAEVASAQAAVTELQARKSLQLATINEQSAQVRASGAELTRSASDQTRYRELVKDDAVSNQVVERADADLLKARASVDRSNAALLAAQRQIAVLDAQIGDAQARVATAQAAQRVAALNVEYTTIRSPIDGYIGNRTARVGLLANTGVSLLTVVPASGLWVDANFKEDQLKKMRAGDSVDVSLDASNRELHGTVESLAPATGATFSVLPAENATGNFTKIVQRVPVRVRLDVPRDMQGVLRPGLSANVDVHIRSAHDDASARS; translated from the coding sequence ATGTCCACTACTCCATCGACCCTCGCTCCGGATGCTGCCGGTTCCGCCAATCCGCCGCGCCGCATCCCCTGGATGCTGCTGGCGATCGTCACGGTGGTCGTCGTGGTTGCCGCCGCGGCGTCGTACTGGGCGTTCGTCGGCCGCTTTATCGAATCGACCGACGACGCGTATGTAGGCGGCGACGTCACCGTGATGGCGCCGAGGGTGAACGGCTTTGTCACCGACGTGCTCGTGAAGGACAACCAGTTCGTGCACGCGAACCAGGTGCTGATCCAGCTCGACTCGCGCGACTACGACGCGCGTCTCGCGCAGGCCGAAGCGGAAGTGGCGAGCGCACAGGCCGCGGTGACCGAATTGCAGGCGAGAAAATCGCTGCAGCTTGCGACGATCAACGAGCAGTCCGCGCAGGTGCGTGCGTCGGGTGCCGAGTTGACGCGCAGCGCATCCGACCAGACGCGTTATCGCGAGCTCGTGAAGGACGACGCGGTGTCGAATCAGGTCGTCGAGCGTGCGGATGCGGATCTGCTGAAGGCGCGTGCGTCGGTGGACCGCAGTAACGCGGCGCTGCTCGCTGCGCAGCGTCAGATCGCGGTACTCGATGCACAGATCGGCGATGCGCAGGCACGCGTCGCGACCGCGCAGGCCGCGCAGCGCGTCGCTGCGCTGAACGTCGAATACACGACGATCCGCTCGCCGATCGACGGCTATATCGGCAACCGTACCGCGCGCGTCGGGCTGCTCGCGAACACCGGCGTGTCGCTGCTGACGGTCGTGCCGGCGAGCGGTCTGTGGGTCGATGCGAACTTCAAGGAAGACCAGTTGAAGAAGATGCGCGCGGGCGATTCCGTCGACGTGTCACTCGATGCATCGAATCGCGAACTGCACGGCACGGTGGAAAGTCTCGCACCGGCAACGGGCGCGACATTCAGCGTGCTGCCCGCCGAAAACGCGACCGGCAACTTCACGAAGATCGTGCAACGCGTGCCAGTGCGCGTGCGGCTCGACGTGCCGCGCGACATGCAGGGCGTGCTGCGCCCGGGCCTGTCGGCGAACGTCGACGTGCATATCCGCAGCGCGCACGACGACGCGTCCGCGCGCTCGTAA